The proteins below are encoded in one region of Thermosulfurimonas marina:
- a CDS encoding transglutaminase TgpA family protein yields MREVRPLNIAYLCALAGFFLPGLLVFREIPPAYFFFCGLLGLAALFRERRELSLRIQALLALPALAYTVLRLSVETLIPVLSGFLLVLQTAKFLGPRTPRDLLQSFLLNTLLLVGAALLRFDLLYAGVFFLEVLLTVSGLFFLFASRESSRLPEPSAKALALASFGASVAVLFFSGFYFLVLPRARFTLFSLARGRGLTGVSDRVAPGEISALKEDQAVAFRVRWLRGRRPQRPYFRIYVYNVYRQGVWESRLPRRKRGRNEPADFEVEVLPEALGRGLPVPGYALEVATLKGPQAEVLSEGLVRTREEVLEPSLYRLKGRLGPYPADLPPEEFLYVPPEIRRALVGLALRLRRTSLPETVAAAVAYLQKHYTYTLSPGKPRGEPLLWFLFSSRKGHCEYFAGALTFLLRTLGIPARVVGGYAGGEWNPLGGYYLLRQNQAHTWVEYFDPARGWLSVDPTPASGGIQVPPSRWRLLWDYLEFKWYYWVLEYDFLKQRRLFLKVGRGLEGLPRSAWHPHLWPQAALLLVLPLLGILLWRRPRPRSPVEEFLCLFERRGLARLPGETLKTYAERLCRIFPHLSQEISRFVELYYREAYGQEKTRKAQQELLENLRARLDIEVSQGLKSFKKKRPFKL; encoded by the coding sequence GTGCGTGAGGTCCGTCCCTTAAATATAGCCTATCTCTGTGCTCTGGCGGGCTTTTTCCTCCCGGGCTTACTCGTCTTCCGGGAGATCCCCCCGGCCTACTTTTTCTTCTGCGGCCTCCTCGGGCTCGCGGCCCTCTTCCGCGAGCGGCGGGAGCTTTCTCTGAGGATCCAGGCCCTCCTCGCCCTTCCGGCCCTGGCCTATACCGTGCTTCGTCTTTCGGTGGAGACCCTGATTCCCGTGCTTTCGGGATTTCTTTTGGTCCTTCAGACGGCCAAATTTTTGGGGCCGCGCACTCCCCGGGACCTCCTCCAGAGCTTTCTGCTAAATACCCTCCTTCTGGTGGGAGCAGCCCTTCTGCGCTTTGATCTTCTCTATGCCGGAGTCTTTTTCCTTGAGGTCTTACTTACCGTTTCCGGGCTCTTTTTCCTCTTTGCCTCCCGGGAGAGCTCGAGACTTCCGGAGCCCTCCGCTAAAGCCTTGGCCTTGGCTTCTTTCGGGGCCTCGGTGGCGGTCCTTTTCTTTTCGGGCTTTTATTTCCTGGTTCTCCCCCGAGCCCGGTTCACCCTCTTTTCCTTGGCCCGGGGCCGCGGTCTCACCGGGGTCTCTGATCGGGTGGCTCCGGGGGAGATTTCGGCCCTCAAAGAGGATCAGGCCGTGGCCTTCCGGGTGCGCTGGCTTCGAGGAAGGCGCCCCCAAAGGCCCTACTTTCGGATTTATGTGTACAATGTCTATCGGCAAGGGGTCTGGGAGAGCCGGCTTCCCAGGCGCAAAAGGGGGCGAAACGAGCCCGCGGATTTCGAGGTGGAGGTCCTCCCGGAGGCCCTCGGGCGGGGGCTTCCTGTGCCGGGCTACGCCTTGGAGGTGGCTACCCTCAAGGGGCCTCAGGCGGAGGTGCTTTCCGAGGGACTGGTCCGTACCCGGGAGGAGGTCCTGGAGCCAAGCCTATACCGCCTTAAAGGCCGCTTAGGTCCTTATCCCGCAGATCTTCCCCCGGAGGAATTTCTTTATGTGCCCCCGGAGATCCGCCGGGCCCTGGTAGGGCTGGCTTTACGCCTGCGGCGGACCTCCCTCCCGGAGACCGTGGCCGCGGCGGTGGCCTATCTCCAGAAACACTACACTTATACCCTTTCTCCGGGAAAGCCCCGGGGAGAACCCCTCCTCTGGTTCCTTTTTTCCTCCCGTAAGGGACATTGCGAGTATTTTGCCGGGGCGCTCACCTTCCTCCTGCGCACCCTGGGTATTCCGGCCCGGGTGGTGGGAGGCTATGCCGGAGGCGAGTGGAACCCCCTGGGAGGCTATTACCTCCTCCGGCAGAACCAGGCCCACACCTGGGTGGAATACTTTGATCCCGCCCGGGGCTGGCTTTCGGTGGACCCCACCCCGGCCTCGGGAGGGATCCAAGTCCCTCCTTCCCGTTGGCGTCTCCTCTGGGATTATCTGGAATTCAAGTGGTACTACTGGGTCCTGGAATATGACTTTCTGAAACAGCGCCGGCTCTTTTTGAAGGTGGGCCGGGGGCTTGAGGGCCTTCCCCGTTCGGCTTGGCACCCTCACCTCTGGCCGCAAGCGGCTCTCCTCCTCGTTCTGCCCCTTTTGGGAATCCTTCTCTGGCGCCGCCCCAGGCCCCGGAGTCCGGTTGAGGAATTTCTGTGCCTCTTTGAAAGAAGGGGCCTGGCGCGCCTTCCGGGCGAAACCCTCAAGACTTATGCGGAGCGCCTCTGCCGGATCTTCCCCCACCTTTCTCAAGAAATTTCCCGTTTTGTGGAACTTTACTATCGGGAGGCCTACGGCCAGGAAAAGACCCGCAAGGCCCAGCAGGAACTCCTTGAAAACCTTCGGGCCCGCCTTGACATTGAGGTCTCTCAGGGATTAAAGTCCTTCAAAAAGAAAAGGCCTTTCAAACTATGA
- a CDS encoding DNA gyrase inhibitor YacG, translating into MAGKLIRCPVCGKRVSWEGNPYRPFCSARCKLVDLDHWLSEDYRISMPREVLEEEPEEVEDEKL; encoded by the coding sequence ATGGCTGGTAAGCTGATCCGGTGTCCGGTCTGCGGAAAACGGGTGTCCTGGGAAGGCAACCCTTACCGGCCCTTCTGTTCCGCACGCTGCAAACTGGTGGATCTGGATCACTGGCTCTCAGAGGATTATCGTATCTCCATGCCTCGGGAGGTCCTGGAGGAAGAACCGGAGGAGGTGGAGGATGAAAAACTATGA
- a CDS encoding B12-binding domain-containing radical SAM protein has translation MRIVCIEPRNPHTHVFSAFKLPRLAMPLLGTILRHRGHEVTVFLEEWGPVSESALREADLVLISTITPTAPRAYAWSRRIREEFRKPVVMGGPHVTFLPDEALDYADFVVRGEGEETLVELVEAFQDGGGFEGIAGLSFRKNGEKIHNPPRKALASLDDLPIPDFSLVPGVSPERLRIYPTATSRGCPYGCVFCSVIAMFGRKYRFRSAELVLEELSRIEPGQHVFIYDDNFAANLERTKALLEGMVRRGFRGEWSSQVRIDIYRDRELLELMRRSRCFVVYIGLESVNPETLKAFRKGITYQEILEGVETLHRYGIRVHGMFVIGADTDTEETIWATLDFARRVRLDSAQFLILTPIPGSKLFENYRKEGRIFDYRWELYDGHHVVFEPRNLSPLRLQELSAELHARFYSLREALRFLLRGDKYGAYLRFMGRRFVKRWEEENREFFQELRARTAERAAA, from the coding sequence ATGAGGATCGTCTGTATTGAGCCCCGCAATCCGCACACGCATGTCTTTTCGGCCTTCAAACTCCCCCGTTTGGCCATGCCCCTTCTGGGGACCATTCTGCGCCACCGGGGCCACGAGGTCACGGTCTTTCTTGAGGAATGGGGACCGGTCTCGGAGTCGGCCCTCCGGGAGGCGGATCTGGTCTTGATCTCCACCATTACCCCCACGGCCCCCCGGGCCTATGCCTGGTCCCGGCGTATTCGGGAGGAATTCCGAAAACCGGTAGTCATGGGGGGGCCACACGTGACCTTTCTCCCGGATGAGGCCCTGGATTATGCGGATTTCGTGGTCCGGGGAGAGGGGGAGGAGACCCTGGTGGAATTGGTAGAAGCCTTCCAGGACGGCGGAGGCTTTGAAGGTATTGCCGGCCTTTCCTTTCGAAAAAACGGTGAAAAGATCCATAACCCCCCGCGTAAGGCCCTTGCCTCGCTGGACGACCTTCCTATTCCCGATTTTTCCTTGGTGCCCGGAGTGAGTCCGGAAAGGTTGCGGATCTATCCTACGGCCACCTCCCGGGGCTGCCCTTACGGATGCGTCTTCTGTTCGGTAATTGCCATGTTCGGCCGCAAATACCGCTTCCGGTCTGCGGAACTGGTCCTGGAGGAGCTTTCCCGCATCGAGCCCGGCCAGCACGTTTTTATCTATGACGACAATTTTGCCGCCAACCTGGAGCGCACCAAGGCCCTCCTTGAAGGGATGGTGCGCCGGGGGTTCCGTGGAGAATGGTCCTCCCAGGTGCGCATCGACATTTACCGGGATCGGGAGCTCCTGGAGCTCATGCGCCGCAGCCGCTGTTTCGTGGTCTATATCGGGCTTGAGTCCGTAAATCCGGAGACTCTCAAGGCCTTCCGTAAGGGGATCACCTACCAGGAAATTCTAGAAGGGGTGGAGACCCTGCACCGCTACGGCATTCGGGTGCACGGCATGTTCGTTATTGGGGCTGATACCGATACCGAGGAGACCATTTGGGCCACTCTGGATTTTGCCCGCCGCGTGCGCCTGGACTCCGCCCAGTTCCTCATCCTGACCCCTATTCCGGGCTCCAAGCTCTTCGAAAACTATCGTAAGGAGGGGCGGATCTTCGACTACCGCTGGGAGCTTTACGACGGACATCATGTGGTCTTCGAGCCCCGGAATCTCAGCCCTCTGCGTCTTCAGGAGCTTTCCGCCGAGCTGCATGCCCGGTTTTACAGTCTGCGGGAGGCCCTGCGTTTCCTCCTCCGGGGAGACAAGTACGGGGCTTATCTCCGCTTTATGGGACGGCGTTTCGTCAAGCGCTGGGAGGAGGAAAACCGGGAATTCTTTCAGGAACTCAGGGCCCGCACCGCCGAAAGGGCTGCGGCATAG
- the tpx gene encoding thiol peroxidase, with product MERVLILSADQFEDSELLVPYYRLKEAGLVPLIASVEKKKIKGKRGYEVAVDLTVEEVHPEEFRALVLPGGKAPAKLRENPRVLEIVREFARQGKPLAAICHGPQILAAAGLLSGRRVTAYPKIREEIEAARAEFVDAEVVVDGNLISSRVPADLPAFLRALMEKLTGAPERPGAVTFQGRPLTLVGPELKVGDPAPDFTLVDQDLRPVSLKDFSGKIKVLSVTPSLDTPVCDLQARRFNQEAAALSPEIVVLNVSVDLPFAIARFCAQAGIDRVQALSDYRERAFGRAYGLLIKELQLLSRAVLVLDQENRLRYFELVREITQEPDYAAALSAVRALSS from the coding sequence ATGGAAAGGGTCCTTATCTTGAGTGCCGATCAGTTTGAAGACAGTGAGCTCCTGGTGCCTTATTATCGCCTCAAGGAGGCGGGCCTGGTGCCCCTTATAGCCTCGGTGGAGAAGAAAAAGATCAAGGGCAAACGGGGCTATGAGGTGGCCGTAGATCTCACGGTGGAGGAGGTGCACCCTGAAGAATTCCGGGCTCTGGTCCTTCCCGGGGGCAAGGCTCCGGCCAAACTCCGGGAGAACCCTCGGGTACTGGAGATCGTCCGGGAATTCGCCCGGCAGGGAAAGCCTCTGGCGGCCATCTGTCATGGCCCCCAGATCCTGGCCGCAGCCGGGCTCCTTTCCGGACGCCGGGTCACGGCCTACCCTAAAATCCGTGAAGAAATAGAGGCCGCAAGGGCGGAATTCGTGGACGCCGAGGTGGTGGTGGACGGAAACCTCATCAGCTCGCGTGTGCCTGCGGATCTTCCGGCCTTTTTACGGGCCCTCATGGAAAAGCTCACCGGAGCCCCGGAAAGGCCCGGGGCGGTAACCTTTCAGGGCCGCCCCCTCACCCTAGTTGGCCCCGAACTCAAGGTGGGAGACCCGGCCCCGGATTTCACCCTGGTGGACCAGGATCTCCGTCCGGTATCCCTCAAGGATTTTTCCGGAAAAATCAAAGTCCTCAGTGTGACCCCCTCCCTGGACACTCCGGTCTGCGACCTTCAGGCCCGGCGCTTCAATCAGGAGGCCGCGGCCCTGAGCCCAGAGATCGTAGTCCTCAATGTGAGCGTAGATCTGCCCTTTGCCATCGCCCGCTTCTGTGCCCAGGCCGGGATCGACCGGGTGCAGGCCCTTTCCGACTACCGCGAGCGGGCCTTCGGTCGGGCTTACGGACTGCTCATCAAGGAACTCCAGCTTCTTTCCCGGGCGGTCCTGGTGTTGGATCAAGAGAACCGCCTAAGGTACTTCGAACTGGTGCGCGAGATTACCCAGGAGCCGGACTATGCCGCAGCCCTTTCGGCGGTGCGGGCCCTGAGTTCCTGA
- a CDS encoding molybdate ABC transporter substrate-binding protein, which translates to MRKEALFLPWPLDPGRDPARGLFLPGSNIVYDFHGDPCRAELIVVMEGNQFMVIPELLRAFQEALGRPVEVFYVTLPPPRFRPLVEGGELAVGNLVLSVRPQVVMGPPEFMSGLLEAGLITEPRTFVRNRGVVLVVQKGNPLGISGPEDLLRPEVRLAISNPETEVNSYRTYISALRHVPGLSQKIEREALKSRQIHHREIPALLYHGLADVAPLYYHFARYYQDPRFFAEPLFDYVEFPEGAAVKNEYQVALHREAAQNSLAQAFRDFLLTPRAREIYASYGFEG; encoded by the coding sequence ATGAGGAAGGAAGCCCTCTTTCTACCATGGCCCCTGGATCCAGGACGGGACCCCGCAAGGGGACTCTTTTTGCCGGGCTCGAACATAGTCTATGACTTTCACGGCGATCCCTGCCGGGCGGAACTGATCGTAGTCATGGAAGGCAATCAGTTCATGGTCATCCCGGAATTGCTGAGGGCCTTTCAAGAGGCCTTGGGGCGCCCCGTAGAGGTCTTTTACGTGACCCTTCCTCCTCCCCGTTTTCGCCCCCTGGTGGAGGGAGGAGAGCTGGCCGTGGGCAACCTTGTGCTTTCCGTAAGACCTCAGGTGGTCATGGGCCCCCCGGAGTTCATGTCCGGCCTTCTCGAAGCCGGACTAATTACCGAGCCCCGGACCTTTGTCCGCAATCGGGGAGTGGTACTGGTGGTCCAGAAGGGAAATCCCCTGGGGATTTCCGGGCCGGAGGACCTCCTGCGACCCGAGGTGCGCCTGGCTATCTCCAATCCGGAAACCGAGGTCAATTCTTACCGGACTTATATCTCGGCCCTCAGACATGTTCCGGGCCTTTCCCAAAAGATAGAGCGCGAGGCCCTCAAGAGTCGTCAGATCCATCATCGGGAAATCCCGGCCCTTCTCTATCACGGCCTGGCGGACGTGGCCCCTCTTTACTATCATTTCGCCCGCTACTATCAGGACCCGCGCTTTTTCGCCGAGCCTCTCTTTGACTACGTGGAATTTCCTGAAGGTGCGGCGGTAAAGAACGAATACCAGGTGGCCCTTCATCGAGAGGCGGCGCAGAATTCCCTGGCCCAGGCTTTTAGAGACTTTCTTCTTACCCCTCGGGCTCGGGAGATCTACGCCTCATACGGTTTTGAGGGATGA
- a CDS encoding glycoside hydrolase family 3 protein yields the protein MIRRLSAFLVPTLSGAEITPEEREILRDFGLRHLIFFSRHFEEAEAICTLREELGRLGLGPPKGFFMVDQEGGRVQRIGPPLLPDYPAPYELARKGPEEVSRISQEIARGLKALGLNVNLAPVVDLAGEEAPDWLRERTFGEDPERVGELAEVFIREHLKAGVLPCAKHFPGLGGVFPDPHRELPQKESPSEAELRVFKRATEAGVPLVMTTHLVVEAWDPRPVTFSERALRILREDLGFGGLVLTDDLAMGALSAWELAERLLEALLSGHDLWLIAVEVREIIEPLEALSREVEASRVLRERLVVLEGRQKSFLKTFSSFEASL from the coding sequence ATGATCCGCAGACTTTCCGCCTTTCTGGTCCCCACCCTTTCCGGAGCGGAGATCACTCCGGAGGAGCGAGAGATCCTCAGAGATTTTGGTCTGCGGCATTTGATCTTTTTTTCCCGGCACTTTGAGGAGGCGGAGGCCATTTGCACCTTGCGGGAGGAGCTCGGTCGCCTGGGACTGGGGCCGCCTAAGGGGTTTTTTATGGTGGACCAGGAGGGAGGCCGAGTCCAGCGCATTGGGCCGCCGCTTCTTCCGGACTACCCTGCTCCCTATGAGCTAGCCCGAAAGGGGCCGGAGGAGGTTTCCCGTATTTCCCAGGAGATAGCCCGGGGGCTCAAGGCTCTGGGGCTCAACGTTAATCTGGCCCCGGTGGTGGATTTGGCCGGAGAGGAGGCCCCGGACTGGCTCCGGGAAAGAACCTTTGGAGAGGACCCCGAAAGGGTAGGGGAACTTGCGGAGGTCTTTATTCGGGAGCACCTGAAAGCGGGGGTCCTTCCCTGTGCCAAACATTTTCCGGGCCTCGGCGGGGTTTTCCCGGATCCCCATCGGGAACTTCCGCAAAAGGAAAGCCCCTCGGAGGCCGAACTCCGGGTCTTTAAACGGGCGACAGAAGCCGGGGTCCCCCTAGTGATGACCACTCATCTGGTGGTGGAGGCTTGGGACCCGAGGCCGGTCACCTTTTCGGAAAGGGCCCTGCGCATCCTGCGCGAGGATTTGGGGTTTGGGGGTTTGGTCCTTACCGACGATCTTGCCATGGGGGCCCTTTCCGCTTGGGAGCTCGCCGAAAGGCTTCTTGAGGCCCTCCTTTCCGGGCACGACCTCTGGCTGATAGCCGTGGAGGTGCGGGAAATAATTGAGCCTTTAGAAGCCCTTTCCAGGGAAGTGGAGGCCAGCCGGGTGTTGCGGGAAAGGCTTGTGGTCCTTGAGGGCCGTCAGAAGAGCTTTCTCAAGACTTTTTCCTCCTTCGAAGCTTCGTTATAA
- a CDS encoding universal stress protein, which translates to MLPKKVLLAYDGTTPSRKAAEYLGQVFGHRRDFEITVCVIARKPPSYLLQSGGGRSFLEREELFEKAVSENLAQARRVAERGRELLAVFPKEKVDLRVCLQTGDLAYEIIREAESGRYDAIVVGRRGLSRTTQGFMGSVSYKLAEHAPCPVWMVAGKAWNHKVLVPVDLGGPGFRVVDHVSFIFAGDPQVEITLFHAVYPWTGPGPRTKTLKEMERELVKAEEEEAQAFFERAREHFEKSGFPSERVRVKIVRSLFGPASAILKEARRGGYGTVVVGRRGRGGFKGLLLGSVSSKIIATLKDRAVWLVS; encoded by the coding sequence ATGCTTCCCAAAAAAGTTCTCTTGGCCTATGACGGCACCACTCCCTCCCGCAAGGCCGCGGAGTATCTGGGGCAGGTCTTCGGCCACCGGAGAGATTTTGAGATCACCGTCTGCGTGATTGCCCGGAAGCCCCCTTCCTATCTCCTGCAGTCTGGAGGGGGGCGTTCCTTTTTGGAAAGGGAGGAGCTTTTCGAAAAGGCGGTCTCCGAAAATCTGGCCCAAGCCCGAAGGGTAGCCGAAAGGGGACGGGAGCTTCTGGCCGTCTTTCCCAAAGAGAAGGTGGATCTCCGGGTCTGTCTCCAGACCGGGGACCTGGCTTACGAGATCATTCGGGAGGCGGAATCCGGCCGCTACGATGCCATAGTGGTGGGCCGACGAGGGCTTTCCCGCACCACCCAGGGTTTCATGGGGAGTGTCTCTTACAAGCTGGCCGAGCATGCCCCGTGTCCGGTGTGGATGGTGGCCGGAAAGGCCTGGAACCACAAGGTCCTGGTCCCGGTAGATCTCGGAGGGCCGGGCTTTCGGGTGGTGGATCACGTGTCCTTTATTTTTGCGGGAGATCCTCAAGTAGAAATCACCCTTTTTCATGCCGTCTATCCCTGGACCGGCCCGGGGCCTCGGACGAAGACCCTAAAGGAGATGGAAAGGGAGCTGGTGAAAGCGGAAGAGGAGGAGGCCCAGGCCTTTTTCGAGAGGGCCCGGGAGCATTTTGAAAAGAGCGGGTTTCCTTCGGAGAGGGTACGGGTGAAGATTGTGCGTTCACTTTTTGGCCCGGCCTCGGCCATCTTAAAGGAGGCCCGCCGGGGAGGCTACGGCACGGTGGTGGTGGGCCGGAGGGGAAGAGGGGGCTTTAAGGGCCTCCTTTTAGGGTCGGTCTCCTCCAAGATCATCGCCACCCTCAAGGATCGGGCGGTATGGCTGGTAAGCTGA
- a CDS encoding cysteine desulfurase family protein — MVYLDYNATTPVLPEALEAFRRAATEAFGNPGSGHAAGRRAREVLEEARRQVADLLGAQPEEIIFVSGGTEANNLALMGVALSRGSGHILVSRIEHPSVLEPALRLLEQGFSVDFLPVDGQGYVDPEEVRRRLKPETILVSVMLANNETGALQPVAEIARICREAGVLFHTDAAQAVGKIPVSVSLGVDLLTLAGHKMYAPKGIGALYVRRGIALSRIMHGAGQERGLRPGTEPVPLCAALGAAAEFALLDLPAEAERQKALREYLWEGLQEIEPQVVRHGDPDRTLPNTLSVAFPGRAASEILSRAEGLCASTGAACHDRRKALSHVLSAMGVPPELAQGTIRFSLGRFTTREDLDRALDLLNEALR; from the coding sequence ATGGTCTATCTGGACTATAACGCTACCACACCGGTCCTTCCCGAGGCGCTGGAAGCCTTTCGCCGGGCGGCGACAGAAGCCTTTGGGAATCCCGGCTCCGGGCATGCGGCCGGCCGCCGGGCCCGGGAAGTCCTGGAGGAGGCCCGGAGGCAGGTGGCGGACCTTCTTGGGGCTCAGCCCGAGGAGATCATCTTTGTCTCCGGGGGCACAGAGGCCAACAACCTGGCCCTCATGGGGGTAGCCCTTTCCCGGGGCTCGGGGCATATCCTGGTCTCCCGTATCGAGCATCCCTCGGTGCTGGAGCCGGCCCTGCGACTCCTGGAGCAGGGTTTTTCCGTGGACTTCCTGCCGGTGGACGGCCAGGGTTATGTAGATCCGGAGGAGGTGCGCCGGCGTCTTAAGCCGGAGACCATTTTGGTTTCGGTGATGCTGGCCAATAACGAGACCGGGGCCCTCCAGCCCGTGGCGGAGATCGCCCGGATCTGTCGGGAGGCCGGGGTCCTCTTTCATACCGATGCCGCTCAGGCCGTGGGCAAGATTCCGGTCTCGGTAAGCCTAGGGGTGGATCTTTTGACCCTTGCCGGACACAAGATGTACGCCCCCAAAGGGATCGGGGCCCTTTATGTGCGCCGCGGGATAGCCCTTTCCCGGATAATGCACGGGGCCGGGCAGGAAAGGGGGTTGCGTCCGGGAACGGAGCCGGTGCCCTTGTGCGCAGCCTTAGGGGCAGCGGCAGAGTTTGCTCTTCTGGACCTTCCGGCAGAGGCCGAACGGCAGAAGGCCCTCCGGGAGTATCTCTGGGAAGGCCTGCAAGAGATCGAACCGCAAGTGGTCCGTCATGGGGATCCGGACCGCACCCTCCCCAACACCCTTTCCGTGGCCTTTCCCGGGCGTGCGGCCTCGGAGATTCTTTCCCGGGCCGAGGGGCTCTGCGCCTCCACCGGGGCGGCCTGTCACGACCGCCGAAAGGCCCTCTCTCATGTGCTTTCAGCCATGGGAGTGCCTCCAGAGCTGGCTCAGGGGACCATCCGCTTTTCCTTGGGCCGCTTTACCACCCGGGAGGATCTCGACCGGGCTCTAGACCTATTAAATGAGGCCCTGCGATGA
- a CDS encoding NAD(P)/FAD-dependent oxidoreductase, producing the protein MKNYDLVIVGSGPAGLQAAIHAARRKLRTLVLGKLEASALFRAHMENYFGLSGKVSGEELLRTGLEQALRFGAEHRPEDVVALEMDPEGFRVKLEGGEEIRAGALILALGVSRRKKKIKGEDPLVGKGVSYCVDCDGFFFRGEPVAVVGEGSAAVHGALTLSKIASEVHLVAEDLRVSEALRRELKASPVIWHRARAEEVLGEESVTGLRLSTGEVLSVKGVFFEEGAKGALELATALGVALDPENMRYIQVDRRQATNVPGVFAAGDVTGPPFQVAKAVGEGCVAALAAADWLAEKKRAAGA; encoded by the coding sequence ATGAAAAACTATGACCTGGTGATTGTGGGAAGCGGGCCGGCAGGATTACAGGCGGCCATCCATGCCGCCCGGCGCAAGCTCCGGACCCTGGTTCTGGGAAAGCTTGAGGCCAGCGCCCTCTTTCGGGCCCATATGGAGAACTATTTTGGTCTTTCGGGAAAGGTCTCCGGGGAGGAACTGCTGCGCACGGGTCTGGAGCAGGCCCTGCGCTTTGGGGCCGAACACCGCCCGGAGGACGTGGTCGCCCTGGAGATGGACCCGGAGGGCTTCCGGGTGAAACTTGAAGGAGGGGAGGAGATTCGGGCCGGGGCCCTTATCCTGGCCCTGGGGGTGAGCCGGCGCAAAAAGAAGATTAAAGGGGAAGACCCTCTGGTGGGCAAAGGGGTCTCCTATTGTGTGGACTGCGACGGGTTTTTCTTCCGGGGCGAGCCGGTGGCGGTGGTGGGGGAGGGGAGTGCCGCCGTCCATGGAGCCCTTACCCTCTCGAAGATCGCCTCCGAAGTCCACCTGGTAGCGGAAGATCTTCGGGTCTCCGAGGCCCTGCGCCGGGAACTCAAGGCCTCGCCGGTCATCTGGCATCGGGCTCGGGCCGAAGAGGTCCTGGGCGAGGAATCCGTAACCGGACTCCGACTTTCCACCGGAGAAGTGCTCTCCGTAAAAGGGGTCTTTTTCGAGGAGGGGGCCAAGGGGGCCCTGGAGTTGGCCACCGCCCTGGGCGTGGCCCTGGATCCGGAAAACATGCGTTACATCCAGGTTGATCGTCGACAGGCCACCAATGTCCCCGGAGTCTTTGCCGCCGGGGATGTCACCGGCCCTCCCTTTCAGGTGGCCAAGGCCGTAGGGGAGGGCTGTGTGGCCGCCCTTGCGGCTGCGGATTGGCTGGCGGAAAAGAAACGGGCCGCCGGTGCCTGA